In Solanum pennellii chromosome 7, SPENNV200, the following are encoded in one genomic region:
- the LOC107025869 gene encoding syntaxin-132-like isoform X2, whose product MNDLLADSSFIAGKDNASNESDIEMGNRFTRSQSDSGINSFNKQMQEIEKQVDRLSGLLKTLKDANEETKSVTKASAMKAIRKRMEKDIDEVGKIARNVKAKIEATNKENLANLQKPGCGKGTSVDRSRTNMTNALTKKFRDVMTEFQTLRQRIDNEYREVVERRVITVTGTRPDEETINNLIETGNSEQIFQNAIQGMGRGQVLSTVEEIQERHDAVKEIERKLLDLHQIYLDMAVLVEAQGDLLDNIETQVRYAVDHVNMGTDALQTAKSLQKKSRKCMMIAIILLLIIAAIIVLSVIKPWKK is encoded by the exons ATGAATGATCTTCTAGCG GATTCAAGTTTTATTGCTGGCAAAGATAATGCTTCCAATGAATCTGATATCGAGATGGGAAACCGATTTACGAGGAGCCAGTCAGATTCTGGAATCAACAGCTTTAACAAGCAG ATGCAAGAAATCGAGAAACAAGTTGATAGACTTTCTGGTTTACTGAAGACCCTTAAG GATGCTAATGAGGAAACAAAGTCTGTAACTAAAGCATCAGCAATGAAAG CTATAAGGAAGCGGATGGAGAAAGATATAGATGAAGTTGGGAAGATTGCAAGAAATGTCAAAGCAAAAATAGAAGCAACTAATAAAGAG AACTTGGCTAATCTACAAAAGCCTGGATGCGGAAAGGGTACAAGTGTTGACAGATCAAGGACAAATATGACCAA TGCCTTGACAAAGAAGTTCAGAGATGTTATGACAGAATTTCAG ACATTAAGGCAGAGGATAGACAACGAATATCGTGAGGTTGTAGAGCGAAGGGTGATCACAG TAACTGGAACTAGACCAGATGAGGAG ACAATCAACAACCTGATCGAAACTGGAAACAGTGAACAAATCTTCCAGAATGCTATCCAAGGAATGGGACGTGGACAG GTCTTAAGCACCGTAGAGGAAATTCAGGAAAGACACGATGCAGTGAAGGAAATTGAGAGAAAGCTTCTTGATCTGCATCAGATATATCTTGATATGGCTGTTCTGGTTGAAGCTCAAGGAGACTTGTTAGATAATATTGAAACACAG GTGAGATATGCAGTGGATCATGTTAATATGGGTACAGATGCACTTCAAACTGCAAAGAGCTTGcagaaaaaatcaagaaaatgtaTGATGATTGCCATTATTTTGCTTCTGATTATCGCCGCGATTATCGTTCTATCTGTGATCAAACCTTGGAAGAAGTAA
- the LOC107025869 gene encoding syntaxin-132-like isoform X1, protein MNDLLADSSFIAGKDNASNESDIEMGNRFTRSQSDSGINSFNKQMQEIEKQVDRLSGLLKTLKDANEETKSVTKASAMKAIRKRMEKDIDEVGKIARNVKAKIEATNKENLANLQKPGCGKGTSVDRSRTNMTNALTKKFRDVMTEFQTLRQRIDNEYREVVERRVITVTGTRPDEETINNLIETGNSEQIFQNAIQGMGRGQVLSTVEEIQERHDAVKEIERKLLDLHQIYLDMAVLVEAQGDLLDNIETQVTNTIDYVQSGAIALQTAKKLQKRSRKCMFISIIVFLIIVGIIVLPFIIKSQPWKSNKGA, encoded by the exons ATGAATGATCTTCTAGCG GATTCAAGTTTTATTGCTGGCAAAGATAATGCTTCCAATGAATCTGATATCGAGATGGGAAACCGATTTACGAGGAGCCAGTCAGATTCTGGAATCAACAGCTTTAACAAGCAG ATGCAAGAAATCGAGAAACAAGTTGATAGACTTTCTGGTTTACTGAAGACCCTTAAG GATGCTAATGAGGAAACAAAGTCTGTAACTAAAGCATCAGCAATGAAAG CTATAAGGAAGCGGATGGAGAAAGATATAGATGAAGTTGGGAAGATTGCAAGAAATGTCAAAGCAAAAATAGAAGCAACTAATAAAGAG AACTTGGCTAATCTACAAAAGCCTGGATGCGGAAAGGGTACAAGTGTTGACAGATCAAGGACAAATATGACCAA TGCCTTGACAAAGAAGTTCAGAGATGTTATGACAGAATTTCAG ACATTAAGGCAGAGGATAGACAACGAATATCGTGAGGTTGTAGAGCGAAGGGTGATCACAG TAACTGGAACTAGACCAGATGAGGAG ACAATCAACAACCTGATCGAAACTGGAAACAGTGAACAAATCTTCCAGAATGCTATCCAAGGAATGGGACGTGGACAG GTCTTAAGCACCGTAGAGGAAATTCAGGAAAGACACGATGCAGTGAAGGAAATTGAGAGAAAGCTTCTTGATCTGCATCAGATATATCTTGATATGGCTGTTCTGGTTGAAGCTCAAGGAGACTTGTTAGATAATATTGAAACACAG GTGACAAATACAATTGATTATGTCCAATCAGGGGCTATTGCTCTTCAGACCGCTAAGAAACTACAGAAGAGGTCTCGAAAATGCATGTTTATTAGCATTATAGTTTTCTTAATCATAGTAGGCATAATAGTTCTCCCCTTCATCATCAAATCTCAACCTTGGAAGAGTAACAAGGGAGCTTAA